In one Aromatoleum aromaticum EbN1 genomic region, the following are encoded:
- a CDS encoding 2-oxoacid:ferredoxin oxidoreductase subunit beta codes for MTYLAKPKLLSADAPKNALGYTRRDYEGAISTLCAGCGHDSISASIVQACFDLDIEPHKVAKLSGIGCSSKTPDYFLGNSHGFNSVHGRMPSVLTGAALANRNLLYLGVSGDGDSASIGIGQFAHAMRRGVNMTYIVENNGVYGLTKGQFSATADKGSKSKKGVLNSDSPIDLAALALQLGATYVARSFSGDKEQLVPLIKGALRHNGPALIDVLSPCVTFNNHSGSTRSYDYVRQHNEAVNRIEVILPRDPIETSYPPGSLRRIVQHDGSILHLRKLDVDYDPSDRIGAINHLQERQALGEIVTGLLYVDSSAQDMHSHLNTVEKPLNQLGDAYLCPGSKALEALNALLR; via the coding sequence ATGACCTATCTCGCCAAACCGAAACTCCTCAGCGCCGACGCGCCGAAGAACGCGCTCGGCTACACGCGCCGCGACTACGAAGGCGCCATCTCGACGCTGTGCGCCGGCTGCGGCCACGACTCGATCAGCGCCTCGATCGTGCAGGCGTGTTTCGACCTCGACATCGAACCGCACAAAGTCGCCAAGCTCTCGGGCATCGGCTGCTCGTCGAAGACGCCCGACTACTTCCTCGGCAACTCGCACGGCTTCAACAGCGTGCACGGGCGCATGCCCTCGGTGCTCACGGGTGCCGCGCTCGCCAACCGCAACCTGCTGTACCTGGGCGTGTCGGGTGACGGCGACTCGGCGTCGATCGGCATCGGACAGTTCGCGCACGCGATGCGCCGCGGCGTGAACATGACCTATATCGTCGAGAACAACGGCGTGTATGGCCTCACCAAAGGCCAGTTCTCGGCGACCGCCGACAAGGGCTCGAAGAGCAAGAAAGGCGTCCTCAACAGCGACAGCCCGATCGACCTCGCCGCGCTCGCGCTGCAGCTCGGCGCCACGTACGTCGCGCGCAGCTTCTCCGGCGACAAGGAGCAGCTCGTGCCGCTGATCAAAGGGGCGCTGCGCCACAACGGTCCGGCGCTGATCGACGTGCTGAGCCCGTGCGTGACCTTCAACAACCACAGCGGTTCGACGCGCAGCTACGACTACGTGCGCCAGCACAACGAAGCGGTCAACCGCATTGAAGTGATCCTGCCGCGCGACCCGATCGAGACGTCGTATCCACCCGGTTCGCTGCGCCGCATCGTGCAGCACGACGGTTCGATCCTGCACCTGCGCAAGCTCGACGTCGACTACGACCCGTCGGACCGCATCGGCGCGATCAACCACCTGCAGGAGCGCCAGGCGCTGGGCGAGATCGTCACCGGCCTCCTGTACGTCGACAGCAGCGCGCAGGACATGCACAGTCACCTCAACACGGTCGAAAAACCGCTGAACCAGCTCGGCGACGCGTATCTGTGCCCGGGCAGCAAGGCGCTCGAAGCGCTGAACGCGCTGCTCAGGTAA
- a CDS encoding RcnB family protein, protein MGVALIATFAAGAAFADKPEWAGGGKPDKQQNERRGGDDARERRSDDRPRRADEHERRGDNDYRERRGDDRVSRHRDSDRPRVDIRFGDRERVVVREYYSERVRTGSCPPGLAKKGNGCMPPGQAKKWSVGRPLPRDVVFYDLPPAIVVELGVPPRGHRYVRVAADILLIAVGTGMVVDAIEDLGRM, encoded by the coding sequence ATGGGCGTTGCACTGATCGCGACGTTTGCAGCCGGCGCGGCGTTCGCCGACAAGCCGGAATGGGCGGGCGGCGGCAAGCCGGACAAGCAGCAGAACGAGCGGCGCGGCGGCGATGATGCACGCGAGCGCCGCAGCGATGATCGGCCGCGGCGCGCTGACGAGCACGAGCGGCGCGGCGACAACGACTACCGCGAGCGGCGCGGCGACGACCGGGTTTCCCGCCATCGCGACAGCGACCGGCCGCGCGTGGACATCCGTTTCGGCGACCGGGAACGCGTCGTCGTCCGTGAATATTATTCAGAGCGGGTTCGCACCGGCTCCTGCCCGCCCGGTCTGGCGAAGAAAGGTAACGGCTGCATGCCGCCCGGGCAGGCGAAAAAATGGTCGGTCGGAAGACCGCTGCCGCGAGACGTGGTGTTTTACGATCTCCCGCCGGCGATCGTCGTCGAACTCGGCGTGCCCCCGCGCGGCCACCGCTACGTGCGAGTGGCGGCCGACATCCTGCTGATTGCAGTTGGCACCGGCATGGTCGTCGATGCGATCGAGGACCTGGGCCGGATGTAA
- a CDS encoding metal-dependent hydrolase, producing MDTLTHALSGALAGRLLARRPSPGSTPAAKPAPSIWQPVAAGAAAAAFPDLDFVLGYVSDIAYLRGHRGVTHSLLLFPLWGMLLAWVFAALAGRHHRARPGWRTFYGIACVAILIHIAGDLITQFGTMIFAPLSDRRFGLGTTFIIDLVLTGLLVAGLAASIVWRRSKVPAAVALALVTGWIGIGAVGRGEAIEAARAYAAEHEIEPVVVDAAPRPASPFNWTAIVFDGARYHYAHLNTRRSEVLEAGPDDHFIRRLSAPYKPVTLAQWETRPKFGGGDVEELAREVWAAEEFAFYRWFAMFPVFDHAEIAPPVNRCAGFGDLRFEIPGRGDTPFRYGLCGRAEGGEEGTGWRLYELVTGSRRWIEMN from the coding sequence ATGGATACCCTGACCCACGCTCTGTCAGGCGCACTGGCCGGGCGCTTGCTCGCACGGCGCCCTTCTCCTGGATCGACGCCGGCTGCGAAGCCTGCTCCGTCGATATGGCAGCCGGTCGCTGCCGGCGCTGCCGCCGCGGCATTCCCGGATCTCGATTTCGTCCTCGGCTACGTGTCGGACATCGCATACCTGCGCGGTCACCGCGGAGTCACGCATTCGCTGTTGTTGTTTCCGCTGTGGGGAATGCTGCTCGCGTGGGTGTTCGCCGCCCTCGCGGGCCGTCATCACCGCGCGCGGCCGGGCTGGCGCACGTTTTACGGCATCGCCTGCGTGGCGATCCTGATCCACATCGCCGGCGATCTCATCACCCAGTTCGGCACGATGATTTTCGCGCCGCTGTCGGATCGCCGCTTCGGCTTGGGCACGACCTTCATCATCGACCTGGTGCTGACCGGATTGCTCGTGGCCGGCCTCGCTGCGAGCATAGTCTGGCGCCGCAGCAAAGTGCCTGCCGCAGTCGCGCTGGCGCTCGTCACTGGCTGGATCGGCATCGGAGCGGTCGGGCGCGGCGAAGCGATCGAGGCGGCTCGCGCCTATGCGGCCGAGCACGAAATCGAGCCGGTGGTCGTCGACGCGGCCCCACGTCCGGCCTCACCGTTCAACTGGACGGCGATCGTGTTCGATGGCGCGCGCTATCACTACGCGCATCTCAACACCCGGCGCAGCGAAGTGCTGGAAGCGGGGCCGGATGACCACTTCATCCGCCGCCTCTCGGCGCCGTACAAGCCGGTGACGCTCGCGCAATGGGAGACGCGGCCGAAGTTCGGCGGCGGCGACGTCGAAGAACTTGCGCGGGAAGTGTGGGCGGCCGAGGAGTTCGCCTTCTACCGCTGGTTCGCGATGTTCCCGGTGTTCGATCATGCGGAAATCGCCCCGCCGGTGAACCGCTGTGCCGGCTTTGGCGACCTGCGCTTCGAAATTCCCGGGCGCGGCGACACGCCGTTCCGCTACGGCCTGTGCGGCCGCGCGGAAGGCGGCGAAGAGGGCACCGGCTGGCGCCTGTACGAGCTCGTGACCGGCAGCCGGCGCTGGATCGAGATGAATTAG
- a CDS encoding CBS domain-containing protein, with protein MTNRCLDLIVKDHTPVTLAPADTLRRACEAMRERSVGAALVVEEGRLAGILTGRDVVRALAEGHDPGTPLVTVMTPDPDTIAGECTAIDALRMMSDGGYRHLPIVTDGTVVGVVSRGDFKGLELDRLEEETCLWERIC; from the coding sequence ATGACCAATCGTTGCCTTGACCTGATCGTGAAGGATCACACTCCTGTAACGCTCGCACCCGCCGATACCCTTCGGCGCGCCTGCGAGGCAATGCGGGAACGTAGCGTCGGTGCGGCGCTCGTCGTGGAGGAAGGGCGGCTCGCCGGCATTCTGACCGGCAGGGACGTGGTCAGAGCGCTCGCGGAAGGCCATGATCCGGGCACCCCGCTTGTGACGGTGATGACGCCCGACCCGGACACCATCGCGGGCGAGTGCACCGCGATCGATGCGTTGCGCATGATGAGCGACGGCGGCTATCGCCACCTGCCGATCGTCACTGACGGCACCGTCGTCGGCGTCGTCTCGCGCGGCGACTTCAAGGGCCTGGAACTGGATCGGCTCGAAGAAGAAACCTGCCTGTGGGAGCGGATCTGCTGA
- a CDS encoding DUF5924 family protein, which yields MSIWKERLLRLVGLVQRHPRTLALFGFVSGIASFVLVDRQEEFARVIPLLMLLSWTWLVLENTLSRSLARRFGHELPAGVLRYATQMIHQESLFFVLPFFFVTTAWNSGQAFFSALLLGAALVAIIDPVYYKWLAPRRWTYLAYHTLTLFAVLLTALPILFHLTTPESYKLAIVVAVVLSLPSLSRNVPFDGWGRWAALGALSLALGATGWLARSWIPPATLWLTDVAVTASLDDRTPAESLGTVTDAQLRSTGLFAYTAIRAPRGLDERVYHVWQHDGIEVDRIALDITGGRKGGYRSWTHKRNFPDNAVGRWQVRVLTEAGQMIGALRFRVVD from the coding sequence ATGTCAATCTGGAAAGAGCGTCTTCTTCGCCTCGTCGGGCTGGTTCAGCGTCACCCGAGAACCCTCGCTCTATTCGGATTCGTCTCCGGCATCGCCAGCTTCGTGCTCGTCGACCGGCAGGAGGAGTTTGCCCGCGTCATCCCGCTGCTGATGCTGCTGAGCTGGACGTGGCTGGTGCTGGAAAACACTCTGAGCCGCAGCCTGGCGCGCCGCTTCGGGCATGAGCTGCCGGCGGGTGTGCTGCGCTACGCGACGCAGATGATCCATCAGGAGAGCCTGTTCTTCGTTCTGCCGTTCTTTTTCGTGACGACCGCATGGAACAGCGGCCAGGCATTCTTTTCCGCGCTGCTGCTCGGCGCGGCGCTCGTCGCGATCATCGATCCCGTCTATTACAAATGGCTCGCGCCGCGGCGCTGGACCTACCTCGCGTACCACACGCTGACGTTGTTCGCCGTGCTGCTCACCGCGCTACCGATTCTCTTTCACCTGACGACTCCCGAAAGCTACAAGCTGGCGATCGTCGTCGCGGTGGTACTGTCATTACCCAGCCTCTCGCGCAACGTGCCGTTCGACGGGTGGGGGCGGTGGGCAGCGCTCGGCGCGTTGTCGCTGGCGCTGGGCGCGACCGGCTGGCTGGCGCGCTCGTGGATACCTCCGGCGACGTTGTGGCTCACCGATGTCGCCGTTACCGCGAGCCTCGACGACCGCACGCCGGCCGAGAGCCTGGGGACCGTGACGGACGCACAGCTACGATCGACGGGACTCTTTGCCTACACCGCGATCCGCGCCCCGCGCGGGCTGGACGAGCGGGTCTACCATGTGTGGCAGCACGATGGAATCGAGGTCGATCGCATCGCGCTCGACATCACGGGCGGTCGGAAAGGAGGCTACCGATCCTGGACGCATAAACGGAATTTTCCCGATAATGCGGTCGGCCGCTGGCAGGTGCGGGTATTGACGGAGGCGGGCCAGATGATCGGCGCGCTGCGGTTCCGGGTCGTGGACTGA